The sequence gaaattgaaagaagaagaggagatagaggggggagacaaagacggATACCTGCAGGCGTgctgcactgcttatgaagcaaccccctgctggtggggagcctgggactcactggaaccaggatccttgcatcagtcttgcacttactactatgtgtgtttaacccagtgcaccactgcctggcgccccttgtctctccctctctatctcccccttttcaatttctctttgtctctattcaaaacaattttttaaaaaagtgattattTTCAGAAGAAAATTCCATGGGGAGCAGGATGGGAACCCCAGAGATGACCCAGGTGGCAAAATCCAGTAACACAACTGGTTGGGACCCACGTGCACATGAGGCTCAAAACAATCAGCAGCATTAGCATCACCTGGGAAGCGGGCCCCAGCCCAGGCCTGCTAGACGCCATTCTGCCTTCAAGCAGCCCTCCAGGTGATTCACATTCAGGAGCTCTGCCTGCACACCCActgcccagcagagaaacaactgAGTCACGTGTGGAGTTCCACATTTGCTCGTAGCCACAGTTTAAAGAAGGGAAGCAGGAAGACGTGCATGTTTGCCGTCGCCCCAACTTCCACCCCAGTGAAATGCCAACTCCAGGAGAACAGGCACTACTTTTGTGTTGTTCACCTAAAACGGTGCTGAGCACGGGGTAAACATGATGAGCTGTCGAGGGAGAGAAGGCGAGGAGGAAAAGGCCTTTCTGGCACTTGATGCCTGGAGTGTGGCGCAGGGGAAAAAGCCAGCCGCAGATGGCTgagtgaccttgagcaagtggtgTACGCCCTGGGTACCACCTGTACAATGACAGTGCTGCCATTCAGCTCGCAGTCCCATTATGACACGCAGACGTTATAGCACCTCCAAAGCACGTTCAACCACCATAGTACCAGTGTTCAGTCCCTGACAGTGTCTTTCCTgtgtcctcttccctcctcctctcttctgacACCATGTTGGAACAACACTCTGGCCACTTTCCTCTGGGTCACAGAAGGGGACTCTAGGAACTATCTTTCCACCGTTGAGACGTGTGTGTCAACTGCTGGCAGAGAAGCTAACTTGAAACCAGACAGGGTCACTTCTCATCACCCTGGAGCTGAGTGGTGTCCAAGGCACATGGGTCAAGGTTACTGTAGGGTCTGTAAACCATGAGGGGGCAGCCCATGTCATCTCTGTCGCTTTGAGGACTTTGATAGCAATCACTTGACCTGCCACAAAGGACCTTAGAGGAGTCCAGTTTATCAGCTCACGCAGAAATGAGCATTGTGACTGTCCTTTCACTACTGGGGGTGGAAGGGGCGGGAGTGAAGGGGTTAATCTCCCCACTCCTTAACCACTGGCCCCTGTCAATCCAAGTGACACTTGCTTCTCCACAgctttatcacacacacacacccgctaaTCCATTAGTTGATCTCACTCTGAAAACCTGATGCACATATTCTAATCTCAAAGATGTTTTCAAATCACATTACAGCACCAGCCTGAGGGAAAGCAAAACTGGATTTAGACGCAACCAGAGAAGGGGGGGATAAGGCTGCTGTTGGGGGGCGGGGCTTCACTGGGCATGAGGAAACCCCAAAGCAGTCAGTTAGGCCAGGCATGGCCCCAATCTCTTACACACACAAGCCATCATTTATGATCAGTTGCCACTTAGTAAAATTAGGAGTCTTCACTAAGGACCCAAGAGGAAGGGTTTCTGCTTCTGGCCCAAATCAATGCCTTTTCTACAGCAGAGGATGTAGTTCCTTCTTCCTACATGGGAGAGAAAGGAAACTCAGGAAATGGGGTTTCCCTGAATGCCCACAGAAGCCCTCAAGCTGTGCTGTCCTTATGCAAGACCAGTCTCAGCCCTGCTACCAAGCCCCAACTATGCCAAGTGAGATGGCTCAGAGCACCACAGCACTGGCCATATAATCTTTAATAGCCATCTCATGAGAGGGACACTGTCTACatactttctcttcttctcaGTGTAAAAGAACATTAAGAGAAATCTGGCACCCTTCATGCCCTTCATTCAGAAAAGTCTGCAGATCTTTTAGTGGACTTCTGACACGCATCCCACCAAACACACTTCGTCAACTTTAAGATGTCTGACTAAGACACCCCCCCTCTCTTACTTCCAGCTGCCACAAAGCAACCTAGACACAAGCTGGAATGCCCTCCTCCTCTAAAGGACAGGACACATTTCACAAGCTACAATAGCCTTGAAATGTGAACTGGATAAAAGCCATGGTTATCCAAGCGCCAAAGTTGCCCCACAGAAGGAAGCAGACCAGTCCTACCGCCAGCAGCTAAAGCTGAAACCTTCCCAGACTTCATACCCTTTTCTCtattttgctgttgttgcatTAATCATTCTAACACCTTTTTAATTATAACTGCAAACTGGAAGCCATGGCTTGTGATGTTATAAATACTGATTTTCCAGTTAAATTAGGCATTTGCTGTTTTGTGTTTTGATAGAAAGGGGCTGTTTGAAGCCTCCTAAAATACTGCAATTAGTTCTCTCTGTTGAAACAGACAAGACATTAACAGACACATTTGCTGTTTCCATTTAGTGTGCTGGAATGTTTATGCCTAAGAGTACTTCTCTGAAGCTTTGAAAGCACACAGCATATTTTTTAAGTGGAAGAAATCAATCATAATACACCCATTCATTACCTATTTCTAAAGTTATTTCTAAAACTTTCAAGACTGTAGTTGAAACTTAGAAAGCACATCTTCTTGCCAGGAAGAAGCCTTGTCAGGAAACAATCTTTATTTTACCTATTGGCTCTGTTAAGATGATAATATCACTTGAGCTGACAAAGTCTGTGTTTCTGTTTGACAATTGCAATTAATTACCGAGAGGCAAGCAGGCCTGGGCCCAGCCATCCAGATCTGTTTTCCAGAAGCAGATATAGAAACATAGACATACAGATATACATGAAGGTGGGAGGGGAggcaggtggaggtggaggaaagGAGGTCTGTGTTTGCAGTATCCGCACTGTCACTGCAAACCTCACAGCAAGCAAGAAGGCagcattattcatttatttccctaGCACTCAACTTTCCACTCCACTCTCCTCGCTTTCTCTCACTACTGGCAGATGGCGGAAAAGGAGGAGGTGAGCATCTCACACGGCAGAGGCCCCAATTTGTTGCGAAGGAGGCGCGGGTTAGAAAGGGCAGGGGATGCGGGCACAGACACTCGGAGGGCGCCAACAACCACGCAGACCCTGTGCCCCTGAGGCCGAGCCAAGCAGCGTTCACTGGGCCGAGATGGCCTGGCCAGAAAGTTCTGGAGCTGGGGGATATCTCTAGTGCTCCCTAGAAAGCCCAAACTCGCcggcgtcttttttttttttttttaactgttcccTTTACATTCTGCTCCCACCTGAAAACTCTAAAGTTGGATTCCAGCCTCGCCAATGCGTTGGAGAGCGGTTTTTGAGGGATGCCAAGGGATTTCAAAGCCCTTGGTCCATCTGGCAGCCCCGCCGCCCAGCTCCGCGTCCCCCGGGGGAGGATCGGGAACACCCCGCGGGCGCGGAGCTGGGGATCCCTGGGCTGGGAGCGGGAGGAGCCAGGGGGCACCTGCGGGGACCCGGAGCCCGTGGCCAGCAGCGCAGGTGGCACCGCCTCCCCGCGCCCAGAAATAGAGCGGCCCCCGGCCAGCTCAGGCCTCTGCTGCGCTCCCCAGCCGGCCCCCCGCGTGGTGCTGCGCTCCCAGGACCCGGGCGCCTCGGCTGCGGAGGGCGGGAAGCCACCGCACCCCCTCGGGCCGCCCCCAACCCCGCGTCGGTGCCCTCCCGCCCGGCCCCGGGTCCTACCTGTACCACTCCAGCCCCTTGTCGTAGTTCCTATCGAAGAAGTGCGGCTCCACGCCCACCGCCCGCACGTCCGGGTGCACTCGGATCGCCTCCAGCAGCGCGCGGGTCCCCCCTTTCTTGACCCCGATGATGAGCGCCTGTGGCAGCTTCTTCTCCCCGTAGTCCGGGGTGCTGGCGGCGCCGCCCCGCTCGCCGCTCGCGTTGGCCGCCCTCCGGCCTGCCAGCTCCTCGTCGGCCGTGCTGGACTCCTGCGCGTCCCGGTCCAGCTGCGCCCTGGGCGCCGTGGCCACCGCGCCCGGGGCCGGCGGGGTCCGCAGCCAGGCGTCCCGGCCGCTCGCCGGTGCCCAGCCGTCCGCCCCGGGGGCGGCGTGCGTGTCGGGGGGCTCGGGTGGCTCCCCGCGGCTCGCGTtgtccggcggcggcggcggcggcgagggGGCGCCGGGGGGCGCGGGGGGAGGCGGCTGCGAGGGCGGCGGCGGGCTCGGCGGGGGCTCGGCGCCCGGCGGCTCCTGCAGCGCCAGCGGGAACTGCAGGGAGCCCGAGCCGCCCAGGAGGCTGTAGCACAGGTAGGTGACGGACAGGGACAGGGTGCACATGAACAGCAGCTTGCGCGCCGGCGGGCCCTTAGCAGAGGCgccgggcggcggcggcgcagCGAGGGgtggaggcggaggcggaggcggaggaggCGCGGGCCACGGGGCCATCACGGCTCCCggctggcggcggcggcggcggcccccGGCGCTGCCCGGACATGGTTtcagccgccgcccccgccgccgccgccgccgctgcccaACCACCCCGGCTGCATGGAGCGACGCCGCCGCGCCCCGGGTCCCGGCCGCTGTCCCGCTGCGCCGGAGGGGAGCCCGGCCGCATGGCCCCCCTCCCCGCGTCCGGCCGGCCCCCCCACGCCCCCCGGGCCGCAGGCGAGGGGACCCGCCGGCCCGCGGCACCCACTCGGTCCGCAGCGCCCCCGCTCCCAGCCCGGCTCGGCCGCGGCTCCCGctccagccgccgccgccgccgcgcgccGTGGCCGCCCGAGTTCCTTCCCCGCTGCTAACTTTCTGCCGGCGGAGCCGCGGCGCGCAGGGGGCGGGGGGCCGGGCGCGCGCCCCTGCGCGCCGCCGAGGAAAGGGGGTGCGTCTCGCGCGCGCCTGCGGAGGGGGCGCGGGAGCGGGGGCGAGCGCCGGGCCGGGGCGCCCGGAGAGCTGGGAGCCGCCCCCTCCCGCTCAGGGCCCCGGGGCTTCCCCGCCAGGCCCGGGGAACCCGGGGAACCCAGGGAGCCCAGGGTGGGAGGCCGCTCTCCCTCCGGCTCCCGGCACTTTTGGGACCCGGAGTCTAAGGTTCGCGATCCTGGCCGCTGGGAGCCCCCAGGCTCGTGCTCCTCCAGCTCCCTTGGGACTCGGGGTGCATTCAGGCCCCGCCCTTCTCACCCCGCCATCCCTGGCCTTTGACCCAGAGGTGACTTCTCTGTAATGGCATTCATGGTCAAACTTCCCCTTTTCCAGCCTCCTGGTCTTTCCCTGAAACGCCTGATGGGTGGagatttgacacacacacacacacacacacacacacacacacacacacacacacacacacacacacacacacacatcacacacaccatATTTCTTTCCCCAGCCTGCGTTCTGCCCCTGAGTGACTGACTGTCTGTCCTTTCTGTTCCAAAAGATGAGGCTGTAACCTGCACTGCATGTGCACatgcctccccccccacccccgccaaggCCACTGGAGCTCAGATTTCCCTGCACTGATgtccatggtgggggggggggaaccatcCTCCCTCTAAACACCTAAGAAGCAGAAACAAGGTGGGTGCAGAGGCTCTGTGGTTGCTTCAGCGAATTAAAAAATCATGGAGTTTTCCTCTGCAGAGAGATTCCACCCTTCACCTCCCTCTCCTGGTGGGGGAAAATAGCAAAACCATCAGAAAGCTTTGGAAAGATGCAAAACTCCACTCTGAATCTTGGTTGCCTTTTGctcaggaaggaaaagggaatggGAGTCTGTGCCCTGGCTGGGGGACAGAGTGAAGGAAATGCTGGTGACAGGGGCTGGTCCTGTGCGCATCTCAGACCAGCCTCCCCCAGTGCAGGCTCTGGTCACAGTCCCTTCCACCCTCTTCACCACATCAAGGTGCCAGGTGCCTTCACCTCCTGGGCTGATGACGTGGTTTCTTCTGCTCTTATAATGAACAacagcaaaaggaaatgtatagaATGTCTAAATATTAACTAGATATCTAGTTCcaaaaaggggagaaatgttaatcAAATAAGATGAAATACACGGACTTTTCCCTGAGTGAACAAAAGCTCACTGCTGCTCTCAGCTGGACATGAGTTTCCTTCACTGCAGCTTTCGTTCAGATAAAGATTATtcctttataatttatttttgatgGTACACTGGAGACCTCTGAAATGCAGAGTCTGGTGTCCTGTGAATCATTCCGTGTAACTAGGGATGCTTTTTCACACACCACATGGCTGCATTACTGTAATGTCAACGGGAAGGAGCCAGCTGGAGCTGAGAGGGGCTTGAGCTCTGCCGCAGCCTTCTTCCCTGCCATGCGGAGCCCAGCTCAGTGTGTTCAGCCAGGAGGCAACAGGTGCCTGCCCTACCTGGCCAGCTCCCTTTCAAGGCCTGGGAACCAGGATGTGAcctagcctctctctctgcccagcaCCAAGACTTCTCCACCCACCCTCTCAGCCCCTCCCAATGAACCTGCTTTTATCTGCTTTCACTCAAGTGCTCTCTGACTTGGACAGGTTTTGATCAAATGATAGTAAGAGtgaactccacctgcaggggcaggcttcagcagcggtgaagcagggctgatgtGGTCTCTTGTaatgtcttcctttctatctaccccttccatctcagtttctttctgtctctattcaatacataaaatattaaagagggagtcgggctgtagcgcagcgggttaagcacacatggcgcaaggcgcaaggaccagtgtaaggatcccagttcgagcccccggcaccccacgtgcaggggagtcgcttcacaagcagtgaagcagatctgcaggtgtctatctttctctccccctctctgtcttcccctcctctctccatttctctctgtcctatccaacaacaatagtaataactacagcaataaagcaaaaagggcaacaaaaggaaataaatgtttaaaaaggtagatcttaaaaatacaataaaatattaaagaaaaagaaaaataggggtgtgggtagtggcacacatgtttgagcacacacgttacaaagcacaaggaccctggtccccacctgcaaggggaaagttttacgagtggtgaagcagtgttgcaggtgtctctctgtctctcttcctctctgtctaccccttccctcttgatttttgtttgtctttatccaataaataagtaaaaataacaaaaaaaaatttaaaaagtaaaagaaaactaggggctgggtggtggtgcacatattacaatgtgcaaggacccagggtgaagcccctggttcctacctgcagggggaaagtttcccaagtgatgaagcagggctacaggtgtttctctgcctctctccctctctctctctctcccttcctctcaatatctggctgtctctatccaatgaacaaagaaagataatcaaaaatttaaaaagagaaaaaaattcacatctattaaaaaaaaaagtggtgaaactGAAAATCATATGTGGCCAGCACAGTGATGGGAAAATCTGTAAGCTGGGGGCAATGCCAGAGTGGTCATCCTGTTggccaaataagtaaatactaaggGTTCGGAAACTGATAGATGACTAACTTTattatgcacagggacctgggtttgaacccaggtactaCATGGAAATACTGGCACAGGGGATGCTTTCTAAGTGGTAGACCAGTgctcaggtgtcttttctctctatctcctcccttctctgccatctttctcctcctcctcatcttcatcttccccctaccccctctaccttaaaaaagaaaaaaaaaagaaaaagaagggagaagggcCACGttctggcgcacctggttgagaacacatgctacaaaaagaaaagagagaaaatggaagaacaagaagaagaaaaaggaggagaaggagaagaagaagtagtccACTGGGAATAGAGTAGCTATAGTAGGCACAGACCCCATTGGTAAGCtgagtggcaaaataaaataaaataaattgagggctttgtcatgtgtgtgatacATAAAGACCTAGATTTAAGTCAGGTCCTCATTATATCAttttgagccccagagataaccctggttacaaaaaaaaaaaaaaaaaagaatgagagagagagagagagagaagggatttGAAAGAATGAAGTGCCAGCCAAGGACTGGCATGATGGCTCATTTGGTTTCTCATGGGCATGACTCGAGtcagatcctggtccccaccacactgtgccgcagtgtctttctctctgtctctctatctctgtctctctctctgtctgagcaaatgttgacctggagcagtgaagctccagtgacaacaaaacaaaacaaaacaaaactaggatGAAGCTGAAGCCCTACTGGTAAGAAGTCAGGTCAGGCCCCACCACAGATGAGGAAGTGTTCTTGCTGGTTTtgaatatttgttttgttttaacaaaCCTTGCCAATTTCTCACTTAAGCagttgcccccccaccccaccccacccctccttgaTCCAGGTTTTTTCTGGAAGCCAGTTCTTGAGAAGCCAGTAATGAAAACTCAGAGCtctctgcagagggagagctcaGACTTCACTCAGCAGTTCCCAGTGGGCCTGGAGACTGGAGAGAAATGCTTTTCTGTTTCCACTGCCAGCAGTTGTGTTCACTCAGGCCTAGCTGAGTGTTCACAGCGTTCCTCCAGCCAGCTCCCATGGCCTCCAGCTTGCCTCCGCACTGCTCATCTTGGACCACAGTGGCAGGTCGGTGCTTCTGAGCCTTGGCTCTGCCCTTGCCCTCCCGACTCTGGACCCTTCCTCTCACGGCTGAACTACCAGCTCCAAACTCTTTACCTTTGCACTCCAGggctcctacacacacacacacacacacacacacacacacacacacacacacacgccacttGTCACTTGTCTGTTCCATCTCCGTGAGGTCAGGTGATAAAACTGAAGCCAAGCTGTCATTTGCTAGCTAAGTGGCTTTTGGACAGGTCATTTCACTCCCTTGAGCTTTGGTTTCTGAGTATATAAATTATGAATAATAAGACTcaccttaaattatttttataaagactCAAATTGACTTAGATAGCATATGCAAAAATGTCTGGCTCCCTGCCTGACATGCAGTGACTACCAATAATTATTGAGATCTAAGTATTGGCTCCTGCTGTGCTCTGCTTCTTTTCCTATTAAAATCTTATCTCTGAGAACtcatgcactgttggtgggaatgaaaactggtccagcctctacGGAATACGATGTGGAGggttctcaaaatattaaaaaaaaaaaaaaaaaaaaagaactactatGTGGCCAAGCGGTTCCTCTCCCAGGTGTCTGTTGTATAAACACTCCCTGTAAATGATATATGTGTTCCCATGGTCATAATTCTGTTTACAGTAGTCAAGCAGACATGGAGACAACCCATGTGCCCCCAaacagatggctggataaagaaaGTGTGGTCCTTCTATACAAGGAAACACTTCTGAGCTGGGAGAGAAGATGAGGTCTTGTCATCTATGACAACAGGGATGGCACTGGGGGGGttcagaaggaggaagaggaagttcTCACTCATATTTGCGCCATAAAGAATCAatcaagggaagaaagaaagtcaaACTAAAACAAACCATTAGATTCTAGCTACAGACCTGTGgctgctaggaggaggaggagagggaggtgaACTTAAGGCCagaggggttatttgttgtcttgttgttgagtttggcaagctctttatatatgttggttattaaactcttgtctgatgtatggcatgtaaagatcttctcccattctgtgaggggtctcttggtgtgggtactggtttcttttgctgtgaagaagctttttaatttgatgtaccataggtttatacttgccttagtcttctttgtaattggatttgtttcattgaagatgtctttaaaatttatgtggaaaagagttctgccaatactttcttctaagtatctgatagtttgtgatctaacatccaagtccttgatccacttggaatttacttttgtatttggtgaaatacagtggttcagtttcattcttctgcatgtttcaacccattgtttccaacaccatttgttgaagagactctgctttccccattgaatagtctgagcccctttgtcaaagatgagatgtccataggtgtgggggctcacttctgggctctcaattctattccactggtcagtgtgtctattggcaaacgctagaagaaaaagtgtgtctattcatgttccagtaccaagcagttttgatgacactggccctataatacagtttgagatctgggagtgtgatgcctccggttctgttcttttttttcaagattgtttcggcaattctaggtcttttctggtttcagataaacctttgtagcattttttctattctcctaaaaaatgtgcttgggatcttgatggggatagcattaaatttgtagatggctcaacaacaagacaacaaataaccccatccaaaaatggggggaggacatggacagaatattcaccacagaagagatccaaaaggctgagaaacacatgaaaaatgctccaagtctctgattgtcagagaaatgcaaataaagacaacaacgagataccacttcactcctgtgagaatgtcatacatcagaaaaggtagcagcagcaaatgctggagagggtgtggggtcaaaggaaccctcctacactgctggtggaaatgtcaattggtccaacctctttggagaacagtctggagaactctcagaaggctagaaatggacccaccctatgatcctgcaattcctctcctgtggatatatcctaaggaacccaacatatccatccaaaaagatctgtgtacacatatgttcttggcagcacaatttgtaatagccaaaacctggaagcaacccaggtgtccaacaacagatgagtggctgagcaagttgtggtatatatacacaatggaatactactcagctgtaaaaaatggtgacttcaccgttttcagccgatcttggatggaccttgaaaaaatcatgttgagtgaaataagtcagaaacagaaggatgaatatgggatgatctcactctcaggcagaagttgaaaaacaagatgagaaaagaaaacacaagtagaacctgaaatggaattggtgtatcgcaccaacgtaaaagactctggggtgggtgggtggggagaatacaggtccaagaaggattcagaggacctagtgggggttgtattgggatatgggaaactggggaatgttatgcatgtaaaaattattgtacttactgttgaatgtaaaacattaattccccaattaaaaaaaaagttaaaaaaaaaagaattccggtTCATAttgccagaaggataaagaatagggaagcttctaatggagggaatgggtcatggaactctgatgatgtgaattgtatggaattatgctTCTATTACCTtccaattttgttaatcaatatgaaatcactaataaaaattaaaataaataaataaaataatctttaaaaaaaaaaaa is a genomic window of Erinaceus europaeus chromosome 15, mEriEur2.1, whole genome shotgun sequence containing:
- the HS3ST4 gene encoding heparan sulfate glucosamine 3-O-sulfotransferase 4 isoform X2, whose translation is MAPWPAPPPPPPPPPPLAAPPPPGASAKGPPARKLLFMCTLSLSVTYLCYSLLGGSGSLQFPLALQEPPGAEPPPSPPPPSQPPPPAPPGAPSPPPPPPDNASRGEPPEPPDTHAAPGADGWAPASGRDAWLRTPPAPGAVATAPRAQLDRDAQESSTADEELAGRRAANASGERGGAASTPDYGEKKLPQALIIGVKKGGTRALLEAIRVHPDVRAVGVEPHFFDRNYDKGLEWYRVHLQALSSTLTDKLQMPF
- the HS3ST4 gene encoding heparan sulfate glucosamine 3-O-sulfotransferase 4 isoform X1, giving the protein MAPWPAPPPPPPPPPPLAAPPPPGASAKGPPARKLLFMCTLSLSVTYLCYSLLGGSGSLQFPLALQEPPGAEPPPSPPPPSQPPPPAPPGAPSPPPPPPDNASRGEPPEPPDTHAAPGADGWAPASGRDAWLRTPPAPGAVATAPRAQLDRDAQESSTADEELAGRRAANASGERGGAASTPDYGEKKLPQALIIGVKKGGTRALLEAIRVHPDVRAVGVEPHFFDRNYDKGLEWYRCSGKWIVTRYIVSTGHSHWSVIDTCWGSKAS
- the HS3ST4 gene encoding heparan sulfate glucosamine 3-O-sulfotransferase 4 isoform X3 yields the protein MAPWPAPPPPPPPPPPLAAPPPPGASAKGPPARKLLFMCTLSLSVTYLCYSLLGGSGSLQFPLALQEPPGAEPPPSPPPPSQPPPPAPPGAPSPPPPPPDNASRGEPPEPPDTHAAPGADGWAPASGRDAWLRTPPAPGAVATAPRAQLDRDAQESSTADEELAGRRAANASGERGGAASTPDYGEKKLPQALIIGVKKGGTRALLEAIRVHPDVRAVGVEPHFFDRNYDKGLEWYSWGSKAS